Proteins encoded within one genomic window of Acomys russatus chromosome 5, mAcoRus1.1, whole genome shotgun sequence:
- the Rab1b gene encoding ras-related protein Rab-1B, with amino-acid sequence MNPEYDYLFKLLLIGDSGVGKSCLLLRFADDTYTESYISTIGVDFKIRTIELDGKTIKLQIWDTAGQERFRTITSSYYRGAHGIIVVYDVTDQESYANVKQWLQEIDRYASENVNKLLVGNKSDLTTKKVVDNTTAKEFADSLGVPFLETSAKNATNVEQAFMTMAAEIKKRMGPGAASGGERPNLKIDSTPVKPASGGCC; translated from the exons ATGAACCCCGAATA TGACTACCTGTTTAAGCTGCTTTTGATTGGTGACTCGGGCGTGGGCAAGTCATGCCTGCTTCTGCGGTTTGCT GATGACACGTACACAGAGAGCTACATCAGCACCATTGGGGTGGACTTCAAGATTCGAACCATTGAGCTGGATGGCAAAACCATCAAACTTCAGATT TGGGATACGGCTGGCCAGGAACGGTTCCGGACCATCACTTCCAGCTACTATCGGGGGGCTCATGGCATCATTGTGGTGTATGACGTCACTGACCAG GAATCCTACGCTAATGTGAAGCAGTGGCTGCAGGAGATAGATCGCTACGCCAGCGAGAACGTCAATAAACTCCTGGTAGGCAACAAGAGTGACCTCACCACCAAGAAGGTTGTGGACAACACCACAGCCAAG GAATTTGCAGACTCTCTTGGTGTCCCCTTCCTGGAGACAAGTGCCAAGAATGCCACCAATGTTGAACAGGCATTCATGACGATGGCTGCAGAGATCAAAAAGCGGATGGGGCCGGGAGCAGCATCTGGGGGTGAACGGCCCAACCTGAAGATTGACAGCACCCCTGTGAAGCCTGCTAGTGGTGGCTGCTGCTAG
- the Cnih2 gene encoding protein cornichon homolog 2 isoform X2: MIIAFDELRTDFKNPIDQGNPARARERLKNIERICCLLRKLVVPEYSIHGLFCLMFLCAAEWVTLGLNIPLLFYHLWRYFHRPADGSEVMYDAVSIMNADILNYCQKESWCKLAFYLLSFFYYLYSMVYTLVSF; encoded by the exons ATG ATCATAGCCTTTGATGAGCTGCGGACTGACTTCAAGAACCCCATCGACCAGGGGAACCCAGCGCGGGCA CGCGAGCGTTTGAAAAACATAGAACGCATCTGCTGCCTCCTGAGGAAG CTGGTGGTCCCGGAATATTCCATCCACGGCCTCTTCTGTCTGATGTTTCTGTGTGCAGCAGAGTGGGTGACCCTGGGCCTCAACATCCCCCTCCTCTTCTACCACCTCTGGAG GTACTTCCACCGTCCTGCGGATGGCTCTGAGGTCATGTATGATGCGGTCTCTATCATGAATGCTGACATCCTCAACTACTGCCAGAAGGAGTCCTGGTGCAAACTCGCCTTCTACCTGCTCTCCTTCTTCTATTACCTGTACAG TATGGTTTATACGTTGGTGAGCTTCTAA
- the Cnih2 gene encoding protein cornichon homolog 2 isoform X1: MAFTFAAFCYMLTLVLCASLIFFVIWHIIAFDELRTDFKNPIDQGNPARARERLKNIERICCLLRKLVVPEYSIHGLFCLMFLCAAEWVTLGLNIPLLFYHLWRYFHRPADGSEVMYDAVSIMNADILNYCQKESWCKLAFYLLSFFYYLYSMVYTLVSF; the protein is encoded by the exons ATGGCGTTCACCTTCGCAGCATTCTGCTACATGCTCACCCTGGTGCTGTGCGCCTCCCTCATCTTCTTTGTCATCTGGCAC ATCATAGCCTTTGATGAGCTGCGGACTGACTTCAAGAACCCCATCGACCAGGGGAACCCAGCGCGGGCA CGCGAGCGTTTGAAAAACATAGAACGCATCTGCTGCCTCCTGAGGAAG CTGGTGGTCCCGGAATATTCCATCCACGGCCTCTTCTGTCTGATGTTTCTGTGTGCAGCAGAGTGGGTGACCCTGGGCCTCAACATCCCCCTCCTCTTCTACCACCTCTGGAG GTACTTCCACCGTCCTGCGGATGGCTCTGAGGTCATGTATGATGCGGTCTCTATCATGAATGCTGACATCCTCAACTACTGCCAGAAGGAGTCCTGGTGCAAACTCGCCTTCTACCTGCTCTCCTTCTTCTATTACCTGTACAG TATGGTTTATACGTTGGTGAGCTTCTAA
- the Yif1a gene encoding protein YIF1A yields the protein MAYHSGYGVHGSKHRTRAAPDPPPLFDDTSGGYPSQPGGYPAPGADVAFSVNNLLGDPVANMAVAYGSSIASQGKDIVHKELHRFVSVNKLKYFFAVDTAYVAKKLGLLVFPYTHQNWEMQYSHDVPLPPRRDLNAPDLYIPTMAFITYVLLAGMALGIQQRFSPEVLGLCASTALAWVLMEVLALLLGLYLATVRSELSTFHLLAYSGYKYVGMILSVLTGLLFGSDGYYVALAWTSSALMYFIVRSLRTAASGPDSMGAPAPRQRLQLYLTLGAAAFQPLIIYWLTFHLVR from the exons ATGGCTTATCACTCGGGATATGGAGTCCACG GTTCCAAGCACAGGACCCGGGCAGCTCCAGACCCTCCCCCACTCTTCGATGATACAAGTGGCGGCTACCCCAGCCAGCCAGGCGGATACCCAGCCCCAGGCGCTGATGTGGCCTTCAGTGTGAACAACCTGCTTGGAGACCCAGTGGCCAATATGGCTGTGGCCTATGGCAGCTCCATAGCATCCCAGGGGAAGGACATAGTGCACAAAGAG CTCCACCGTTTTGTGTCCGTGAACAAACTCAAGTACTTTTTTGCTGTGGACACAGCCTACGTAGCCAAGAAGCTAGGGCTACTGGTCTTCCCCTACACACATCAG AACTGGGAAATGCAATACAGTCACGATGTGCCTCTGCCCCCACGGAGAGACCTCAATGCTCCTGACCTCTATATCCCCA CCATGGCCTTCATCACGTATGTGCTGCTGGCTGGGATGGCACTGGGCATTCAGCAAAG GTTCTCCCCAGAGGTGTTGGGCCTGTGTGCGAGCACAGCACTGGCGTGGGTGTTAATGGAGGTGTTGGCCCTGCTTCTGGGCCTCTACCTGGCCACCGTACGCAGTGAACTGAGTACCTTCCACCTCTTGGCCTACAGCGGCTACAAATATGTGGG GATGATCCTCAGTGTGCTCACAGGGCTGCTCTTTGGCAGCGATGGCTACTACGTGGCCCTGGCCTGGACATCATCTGCGCTTATGTACTTCATT GTGCGTTCCTTGAGGACTGCAGCCTCAGGCCCTGACAGCATGGGGGCCCCGGCCCCTCGGCAGCGTCTCCAGCTCTATCTGACCCTGGGAGCAGCTGCCTTCCAGCCCCTCATCATATACTGGCTAACCTTCCACCTGGTTCGGTGA